The Toxorhynchites rutilus septentrionalis strain SRP chromosome 3, ASM2978413v1, whole genome shotgun sequence genome includes a region encoding these proteins:
- the LOC129776265 gene encoding uncharacterized protein LOC129776265, whose product MEYPRLKEESAAAIHGLVDEFEQRMKILKQLGEKTEHWGALIVHWVCSKLDGHTLQLWEDHAASIKEPGFSSLMDFLEKRTRILDAISSNCTESKNHPTRSNIKRTNIVSYSATNAVNDVPACQCCGDAHYTSRCTKFQTMNLSERMNIVNNKRLCSNCFRSGHWARDCNSKFNCRTCGKRHNALIHPGYPLGHSDSMNSTVNKSNNIRGMKTNLATGGTGSTFADQTEAMDESTVSSFSIGTKSGPSNIFLSTVVLIVQDRDGNKHLARALLDNGSQVNIMSERMCQMLKLKRRAINVPIYGIGQVESRARHAVNATISSRVTDYTMGMDFFNIATGYF is encoded by the coding sequence ATGGAATATCCAAGACTGAAGGAGGAATCGGCTGCAGCAATTCACGGATTGGTAGACGAATTCGAACAGAGAATGAAGATACTAAAGCAGTTGGGTGAAAAAACTGAGCATTGGGGAGCACTTATTGTACATTGGGTTTGTTCCAAGTTGGACGGTCATACTCTACAACTTTGGGAAGACCACGCGGCTTCTATAAAAGAACCTGGTTTCTCATCATTAATGGATTTTCTAGAGAAAAGGACTCGAATATTGGACGCCATATCATCAAATTGTACCGAAAGCAAAAATCATCCCACAAGATCGAACATAAAACGTACCAATATTGTTTCATATAGTGCCACAAATGCTGTGAATGATGTACCAGCATGTCAATGTTGCGGCGATGCTCATTATACTTCACGTTGTACTAAATTCCAGACGATGAATCTATCTGAAAGAATGAATATAGTAAACAACAAGCGCTTGTGTAGTAATTGCTTTCGATCAGGGCATTGGGCTCGAGACTGCAACTCTAAATTTAATTGTAGAACGTGTGGAAAAAGGCACAATGCGTTGATTCATCCCGGATATCCACTGGGGCACAGCGATAGCATGAATTCCACAGTAAATAAAAGCAACAATATACGAGGCatgaaaacaaatttggcaacTGGAGGTACAGGAAGTACATTTGCTGATCAAACGGAAGCAATGGATGAATCGACAGTTAGTTCATTTAGTATTGGGACCAAATCTGGACCATcgaacatttttctttcaacggTGGTATTGATTGTGCAGGATAGAGATGGTAACAAACATTTGGCAAGAGCATTGCTCGATAATGGATCTCAGGTGAATATTATGAGCGAAAGGATGTGTCAGATGCTGAAGTTGAAACGACGTGCGATAAATGTTCCAATTTATGGAATTGGCCAGGTTGAATCCCGAGCAAGACATGCAGTTAACGCTACAATAAGTTCTCGAGTGACAGATTACACAAtgggaatggatttttttaatattgccACGGGTTACTTCTAA